A genomic region of Serratia fonticola contains the following coding sequences:
- a CDS encoding helix-turn-helix domain-containing protein yields MKVACQGPRPDIDNVPRAIFAVQASTVQKDWEIAHHRHRKAQLIYTVRGMLRCEVENGLWLVPPQCALWMPSNVSHSAQATSKSECYCLFVEPDAIPGLPQNCCTLTVSPLLRELLLQASQFDILYPEEGPEGRLAKVLLDQLATAPLENLHLPVSNDARLRQLTEQLLADPADKSTLKQWAQRIGMSERSLSRTLQQQMGMSFGHWRRQLHVMLALQRLTQGESVQSVALDLGYENASGFVTMFRKAVGKPPARYLAEKAAENQALYGAITL; encoded by the coding sequence ATGAAAGTAGCTTGCCAAGGCCCCAGGCCGGATATCGATAACGTGCCACGCGCCATCTTCGCGGTGCAGGCCTCTACCGTGCAGAAAGACTGGGAGATCGCCCACCATCGTCACCGTAAAGCCCAGTTGATTTACACGGTACGCGGTATGCTGCGCTGCGAAGTGGAAAATGGCCTGTGGCTGGTGCCACCCCAGTGTGCCTTGTGGATGCCCAGCAACGTCAGCCACTCTGCGCAGGCCACCAGCAAGAGCGAATGCTATTGCCTGTTTGTAGAACCGGATGCCATCCCCGGCCTGCCGCAAAACTGCTGCACATTGACGGTTTCTCCTCTATTGCGTGAACTGCTGCTGCAAGCCAGCCAGTTCGATATCCTCTATCCGGAAGAGGGCCCGGAAGGCCGTTTGGCGAAAGTCCTGCTGGATCAGCTTGCTACCGCACCGCTGGAAAACCTGCACTTGCCGGTATCCAATGACGCACGCCTGCGCCAGTTAACCGAGCAGCTACTGGCTGATCCGGCCGATAAATCCACCTTGAAGCAATGGGCACAACGCATTGGTATGAGCGAGCGTTCACTCAGTCGCACGTTGCAACAGCAAATGGGGATGAGCTTTGGGCACTGGCGGCGGCAGTTGCATGTGATGTTGGCCCTGCAACGCCTGACGCAGGGGGAAAGTGTGCAAAGCGTAGCCCTGGATCTCGGTTACGAGAACGCCAGTGGTTTTGTCACCATGTTCCGTAAAGCCGTCGGTAAGCCACCTGCACGCTACCTGGCAGAAAAAGCGGCTGAAAATCAGGCGCTGTATGGCGCGATCACGTTGTGA
- a CDS encoding YncE family protein, translated as MNVMTTTGRKFSARAVYPLMLLTSLVFSTTLHAQTEPDLLRKAVGKGAYEMVYSQGGNALYLATSQSRKLDKGGVVYRLDPQTLDITQIIHNDLKPFGAAINTKTDTLYFGNTTSNAVTAIDAKSGEVKGRLVLDARKRSDTVKPLAPRELVADPTTDTVYITGLGESSVVWVVDGKDLTLRTTITETGKYGTGLALDAAASRLYVTNAEGELVTIDTKTNQVLTRKKLDESKEHFFLNISLDPATHRAFITDSKQPQVLVVDTRNGNILQKIDVPESLAALFNPARNEVYVTHRKEGTVSVIDAKSYKLLATLKTPVHPNSLALSADGQTLYVSVKQGSTRDKEATQPDDVIRIALK; from the coding sequence ATGAATGTTATGACGACGACCGGCCGTAAGTTCAGCGCGCGCGCGGTTTATCCTCTTATGCTACTTACCTCTCTGGTGTTTTCCACTACGCTGCATGCGCAGACGGAGCCAGACTTACTGCGTAAAGCGGTAGGTAAAGGCGCTTACGAGATGGTGTATAGCCAGGGCGGGAATGCGCTCTACCTGGCGACCTCACAAAGCCGTAAACTGGACAAAGGGGGCGTGGTCTATCGCCTCGACCCACAAACGCTGGATATTACGCAGATCATTCATAACGATCTCAAGCCGTTTGGTGCCGCTATCAACACCAAGACCGATACGCTCTACTTCGGCAATACCACCAGCAACGCGGTGACCGCCATCGACGCTAAGAGCGGTGAAGTGAAGGGCCGCCTGGTGCTGGATGCGCGTAAACGTTCCGATACCGTCAAGCCTTTGGCTCCGCGTGAGCTGGTCGCTGACCCGACCACGGATACCGTCTATATCACCGGCCTGGGTGAGTCCAGCGTGGTCTGGGTGGTGGATGGCAAGGATCTCACTCTGCGCACCACCATCACCGAAACCGGCAAGTACGGTACCGGCCTGGCGCTGGATGCGGCGGCAAGCCGCCTGTATGTCACCAATGCCGAGGGTGAGCTGGTTACTATCGACACCAAAACCAATCAGGTGCTGACGCGTAAAAAACTGGATGAGAGCAAAGAACACTTCTTCCTGAATATCAGTCTGGATCCGGCGACACACCGGGCGTTCATCACTGATTCCAAGCAGCCGCAAGTGCTGGTGGTGGATACCCGCAACGGTAACATTCTGCAGAAGATCGACGTACCGGAGTCCCTGGCGGCGCTGTTTAACCCGGCACGCAATGAGGTCTATGTCACTCACCGCAAAGAAGGCACCGTGAGCGTGATCGATGCCAAGAGTTACAAACTGTTGGCAACCCTCAAGACGCCGGTTCATCCAAACAGCCTGGCGCTGTCAGCGGATGGCCAAACCCTGTACGTCAGCGTGAAGCAGGGATCCACCCGCGATAAAGAAGCCACGCAGCCTGATGATGTGATCCGTATTGCCTTGAAATAA